The proteins below come from a single Solidesulfovibrio sp. genomic window:
- a CDS encoding [FeFe] hydrogenase, group A: MARQNANVVVIDGKAVPIEGERNLLEIIRKVGIDLPTFCYHSDLSVYGACRLCLVEVKDRGILGACSTPPEPGMEIRIHTKELREIRKIAVELLLANHDQSCPTCFRNGACKLQEIARKLGVSQVRFAPVREPVAVDVSSPSLVRDPNKCVLCGDCVRMCSEIQGIGAIGFAYRGHKTAVLPAFGKGLADVECVNCGQCSSVCPTGALTPKSEVEEVWNLLADPEVTVVAQIAPAVRVGIGECFNTPAGDPTMGRIVAAMKTIGFDQVYDTTFAADLTVIEEAEEFLARKAAGEKLPQFTSCCPGWVQFAEQYYPELLPNLSSCRSPQQMFGSLVKEMLPGQMGVSRQKLAVVSVMPCTAKKFEARRPEFVKDGAPDVDCVLTTQELARMIEQAGLRFNDLEPQSRDMPFGFGTGAGVIFGASGGVTEAVLRYAAEKVTGQTLYQTDFTEVRGDSGLREVTLEVGGATLRLAVVHGLANARVVAEKVKAGQCDYDLIEVMACPGGCVGGAGQPVNLDLAVRKRRALGLYKSDKGRQLHKAQDNIFVNQCYATFLGGVGGHKAHELLHTAYGSRRRISDETLVLLGDTREPRLAVRVCLGTSCHLRGAQDILNGLLAHIVDQGLENAVVVKASFCHEACASGPNVEIGDERISRASLETVLAALDRHLKNPLPPTAGAGRECGQGCGCGKA, translated from the coding sequence ATGGCCAGGCAAAACGCGAACGTGGTCGTCATCGACGGCAAGGCCGTTCCCATCGAAGGGGAGCGCAACCTGCTCGAAATCATCCGCAAGGTGGGCATCGACCTGCCGACCTTCTGCTACCATTCCGACCTGTCGGTCTACGGCGCCTGCCGGCTGTGCCTGGTGGAGGTGAAGGACCGGGGCATCCTGGGCGCCTGTTCCACGCCGCCGGAACCGGGCATGGAGATCCGCATCCACACCAAGGAACTGCGCGAGATCCGCAAGATCGCCGTGGAACTGCTGCTGGCCAACCACGACCAGAGTTGCCCCACCTGCTTTCGCAACGGCGCCTGCAAGCTCCAGGAGATCGCCCGCAAGCTCGGCGTGTCCCAGGTGCGCTTTGCGCCCGTGCGGGAGCCCGTGGCCGTGGACGTGTCCTCGCCGTCGCTCGTGCGCGACCCCAACAAGTGCGTGCTGTGCGGCGACTGCGTGCGCATGTGTTCGGAGATCCAGGGCATCGGCGCCATCGGCTTCGCCTACCGCGGCCACAAGACGGCCGTGCTGCCGGCCTTCGGCAAGGGGCTGGCCGATGTCGAGTGCGTCAACTGCGGCCAGTGCTCGAGCGTGTGCCCGACCGGGGCGCTCACGCCCAAATCCGAGGTCGAGGAGGTCTGGAACCTGCTGGCCGACCCCGAGGTGACCGTGGTGGCCCAGATCGCCCCGGCCGTGCGCGTGGGCATCGGCGAGTGCTTCAACACCCCCGCGGGCGACCCGACCATGGGCCGCATCGTGGCGGCCATGAAGACCATCGGTTTCGACCAGGTCTACGACACCACCTTCGCCGCCGACCTTACGGTCATCGAGGAGGCCGAGGAGTTCCTGGCCCGCAAGGCCGCCGGCGAAAAACTGCCCCAGTTCACCTCCTGCTGCCCGGGCTGGGTCCAGTTCGCCGAGCAGTACTACCCGGAACTGTTGCCCAACCTGTCTTCGTGCCGCTCGCCCCAGCAGATGTTCGGTTCGCTGGTCAAGGAGATGTTGCCCGGGCAGATGGGCGTTTCGCGCCAGAAACTGGCCGTCGTCTCGGTCATGCCCTGCACGGCCAAGAAGTTCGAGGCCCGCCGGCCGGAATTCGTCAAGGACGGCGCCCCGGACGTGGACTGCGTGCTGACCACCCAGGAACTGGCCCGGATGATCGAGCAGGCCGGGCTTCGCTTCAACGACCTGGAGCCCCAGTCGCGCGACATGCCGTTCGGCTTCGGCACGGGCGCGGGCGTCATTTTCGGCGCCTCGGGCGGCGTGACCGAGGCGGTGCTGCGCTACGCCGCCGAGAAGGTCACCGGCCAGACCCTCTACCAGACCGACTTCACCGAGGTGCGCGGCGATTCGGGGCTGCGCGAGGTCACGCTCGAGGTCGGCGGGGCCACGCTGCGCCTGGCCGTGGTCCACGGCCTGGCCAACGCCCGGGTGGTGGCCGAGAAGGTCAAGGCCGGGCAGTGCGACTACGACCTCATCGAGGTCATGGCCTGCCCCGGCGGCTGCGTCGGCGGCGCCGGCCAGCCCGTCAACCTGGACCTGGCCGTGCGCAAGCGCCGGGCCCTTGGCCTGTACAAGAGCGACAAGGGCCGGCAGCTGCACAAGGCCCAGGACAACATCTTCGTCAACCAGTGCTACGCCACGTTCCTGGGCGGGGTCGGCGGCCACAAGGCCCACGAGCTGCTCCACACCGCCTACGGCAGCCGTCGGCGCATCTCCGACGAGACGCTGGTGCTTTTGGGCGACACCCGGGAGCCGCGCCTGGCGGTGCGGGTCTGCCTGGGCACGAGCTGCCACCTGCGCGGCGCCCAGGACATCCTAAACGGCCTGCTCGCCCACATCGTGGACCAGGGCCTGGAAAACGCCGTGGTGGTCAAGGCGTCGTTTTGCCACGAGGCCTGCGCCAGCGGACCCAACGTGGAAATCGGCGACGAGAGGATAAGCCGCGCCAGCCTGGAAACGGTCCTGGCCGCCCTGGACCGTCATCTGAAAAACCCCCTGCCGCCCACGGCCGGTGCCGGCCGCGAATGCGGCCAGGGCTGCGGCTGCGGCAAGGCCTAG